A DNA window from Streptomyces canus contains the following coding sequences:
- a CDS encoding FBP domain-containing protein, translating to MEPLTEQEIRAAFVNCTKGEAKRLSVPRDLAERPWEDLDFLGWRDPQAPDRGYLVAALDGRPTALALRGSTAGSWQTRRSMCSLCLTTHSGGVSLMVAPRAGKAGQQGNSVGAYMCDDLACSLYVRGKKDAGAGARLHETLTLDEKIRRTVTNLAAFVAKVTGAV from the coding sequence ATGGAACCGCTGACCGAGCAAGAGATCCGTGCCGCCTTCGTGAACTGCACCAAGGGCGAGGCGAAGCGACTGTCCGTGCCGCGTGACCTGGCCGAGCGTCCGTGGGAGGACCTGGACTTCCTCGGCTGGCGCGATCCGCAGGCCCCCGACCGCGGCTACCTGGTGGCCGCGCTGGACGGCCGTCCGACAGCCCTCGCGCTGCGCGGCTCCACCGCCGGTTCCTGGCAGACGCGGCGCAGCATGTGCTCGTTGTGCCTGACCACCCACTCCGGCGGGGTCTCCCTGATGGTCGCGCCGAGGGCGGGCAAGGCAGGGCAGCAGGGCAACTCGGTCGGCGCCTACATGTGCGACGACCTCGCCTGCTCGCTGTATGTGCGGGGCAAGAAAGACGCGGGCGCCGGCGCGCGGCTGCACGAGACGCTCACCCTGGACGAGAAGATCCGGCGGACGGTGACGAACCTCGCCGCCTTCGTCGCCAAGGTGACGGGAGCCGTGTAA
- a CDS encoding TetR/AcrR family transcriptional regulator, translated as MARVGLTAERLVRAGAELADEVGFEQVTVSELARRFGVKVASLYSHVKNSQDLKTRIALFALEELADLSADAVAGRAGKDALTAFANVYRDYAHAHPGRAAAARLRLDPETAAASAGVRHAQMTRAILRGYDLPEPDQTHAVRLLGSTFHGYASLEGAGGFSHSSPDSEESWTRILDALDALLRNWPTPPSTG; from the coding sequence ATGGCACGGGTTGGGCTGACCGCGGAGCGACTGGTCCGAGCGGGCGCGGAGCTGGCCGACGAGGTGGGCTTCGAGCAGGTGACCGTCTCGGAGCTGGCCCGGCGGTTCGGCGTCAAGGTCGCGAGCCTGTACTCGCACGTGAAGAACTCCCAGGACCTCAAGACCCGGATCGCCCTGTTCGCCCTGGAGGAGCTCGCCGACCTCTCCGCCGACGCCGTGGCCGGACGGGCCGGCAAGGACGCCCTCACCGCCTTCGCGAACGTCTACCGCGACTACGCCCACGCACACCCCGGCCGTGCCGCCGCCGCCCGGCTCAGGCTCGACCCCGAGACCGCGGCGGCCAGTGCGGGCGTACGGCACGCGCAGATGACGCGGGCGATCCTGCGCGGCTACGACCTGCCCGAACCGGACCAGACCCATGCCGTACGGCTGCTGGGCAGCACCTTCCACGGCTACGCGAGCCTCGAGGGGGCAGGAGGGTTCAGCCACAGCTCCCCCGACTCCGAGGAGTCCTGGACACGGATCCTGGACGCCCTCGACGCGCTGCTGCGCAACTGGCCCACCCCTCCTTCGACAGGCTGA
- a CDS encoding GDSL-type esterase/lipase family protein, translating to MHDWITTPVTADLLRGALDVEHTEHGVLPHRLPARARAQNTDGQLAMAESQPSGVRLVFRTRATAVELDALPTKRTYVGAPPRPHGVYDLVVDGRPAGQGRVLSGNVITVDMAAGTSETRPGPHGTVRFDGLSGEVKDVEIWLPHNETTELIALRTDAPVETAPPTDRRVWLHHGSSISHGSDAASSRNTWPAVAATLGGVELINLGLAGSALLDPFTARAVRDTPADLISVKIGINIVNHDLMRLRAFGPAVHGFLDTIREGHPDTPLLVVSPILCPMHEDTPGPCFPDFSELGEGRLRFRTLGDPAERASGKLTLQVIREELARIVKQRAAEDPNLHYLDGRELYGENDSAELPLPDGLHPDAATHRRMGERFAGAVFGSDGVFGSD from the coding sequence ATGCACGACTGGATCACCACACCCGTCACCGCCGACCTGCTGCGCGGCGCCCTCGACGTGGAGCACACCGAGCACGGTGTGCTGCCGCACCGGCTGCCCGCCCGCGCCCGTGCCCAGAACACCGACGGGCAGTTGGCGATGGCCGAGTCCCAGCCCTCCGGGGTACGGCTGGTCTTCCGGACCCGGGCCACCGCGGTGGAGCTGGACGCGCTGCCGACCAAACGGACCTACGTGGGTGCGCCGCCCCGGCCCCACGGCGTGTACGACCTGGTTGTCGACGGCCGGCCGGCCGGGCAGGGCAGGGTGCTCAGCGGCAATGTCATCACCGTCGACATGGCCGCGGGGACGTCCGAAACGCGGCCCGGGCCGCACGGCACCGTCCGTTTCGACGGGCTGTCCGGCGAGGTCAAGGACGTCGAGATCTGGCTGCCGCACAACGAGACCACCGAGCTGATCGCCCTGCGCACCGACGCCCCCGTCGAGACCGCGCCGCCCACTGATCGCCGGGTGTGGCTGCACCACGGCAGCTCCATCAGCCACGGCTCCGACGCGGCGAGCTCCAGGAACACCTGGCCCGCGGTCGCCGCGACGCTGGGCGGGGTGGAGCTGATCAACCTGGGCCTGGCCGGGAGTGCGCTGCTCGACCCGTTCACCGCGCGGGCCGTACGGGACACACCCGCCGATCTGATCAGCGTCAAGATCGGTATCAACATCGTCAACCACGACCTGATGCGGCTGCGCGCCTTCGGTCCCGCGGTGCACGGCTTCCTCGACACGATCCGCGAGGGCCACCCGGACACGCCGCTGCTGGTCGTCTCGCCCATCCTGTGCCCGATGCACGAGGACACCCCGGGGCCCTGCTTCCCGGACTTCAGCGAGCTCGGCGAGGGCAGGCTGCGATTCAGGACGCTGGGCGACCCGGCGGAACGCGCGAGCGGGAAGCTGACCCTCCAGGTGATCCGCGAGGAGCTGGCCCGGATCGTGAAGCAGAGGGCCGCCGAGGACCCGAACCTGCACTACCTCGACGGGCGCGAGCTGTACGGGGAGAACGACTCGGCGGAGCTGCCGCTACCGGACGGCCTGCATCCGGACGCGGCGACGCACCGGCGGATGGGGGAACGGTTCGCGGGGGCGGTGTTCGGGTCCGACGGTGTGTTCGGCAGCGACTGA